A DNA window from Aspergillus nidulans FGSC A4 chromosome I contains the following coding sequences:
- the mrh4 gene encoding ATP-dependent RNA helicase (transcript_id=CADANIAT00006861): protein MNRLGGLSLPLRPVCLFCRAQTSLALSPLQGGQAVRSIATGRLRRRARMTLSKDVAKSSLKPKRTDRGKLGPFPNMNQTRARVREDPRSRSPAALKRSGETEEKPAMNTESPLYKALKMQTALAPISYGKRTAIKAKIAEITSFDAFTLLPIVRNSIFSQALPGIADAVPTPIQRVAIPRLLEDAPAKKQAKKVDDDEPQYEQYLLAAETGSGKTLAYLIPVIDAIKRQEIQEKEMEKKEEERKVREREENKKNQAFDLEPEIPPPSNAGRPRAIILVPTAELVAQVGAKLKAFAHTVKFRSGIISSNLTPRRIKSTLFNPAGIDILVSTPHLLASIAKTDPYVLSRVSHLVLDEADSLMDRSFLPISTEVISKAAPSLQKLIFCSATIPRSLDSQLRKLYPDIWRLTTPNLHAIPRRVQLGVVDIQKDPYRGNRNLACADVIWSIGKSGAGSDEAGSPWSEPKTKKILVFVNEREEADEVAQFLKSKGIDAHSFNRDSGTRKQEEILAEFTEPAAVPTAEEILLARKQQQRENINIPFVLPERTNRDTERRLDGVKVLVTTDIASRGIDTLALKTVILYHVPHTTIDFIHRLGRLGRMGKRGRAVVLVGKKDRKDVVKEVREVWFGLDS from the exons ATGAACCGGTTAGGCGGGCtgtccttgcccttgaggcCAGTATGTCTGTTCTGTCGAGCTCAGACTTCCCTTGCCCTGTCTCCTCTTCAGGGAGGACAGGCTGTACGATCGATTGCCACAGGGCGCCTCCGCCGCAGAGCCCGCATGACTCTCTCTAAAGATGTCGCCAAATCATCCCTCAAGCCGAAACGAACAGACCGCGGTAAATTAGGGCCGTTTCCCAACATGAATCAGACACGAGCGCGAGTTCGTGAAGATCCAAGGTCACGGTCACCGGCCGCCTTGAAACGTTCcggagagacagaagagaagccagcgATGAATACCGAAAGTCCGCTTTACAAGGCCCTGAAGATGCAGACTGCTCTAGCACCTATCTCCTACGGAAAACGAACAGCAATCAAAGCCAAGATTGCAGAAATCACGAGCTTCGATGCCTTCACTCTCCTTCCCATTGTCCGGAATTCGATTTTCTCGCAAGCCCTTCCTGGGATAGCCGATGCTGTTCCCACTCCTATCCAACGAGTCGCCATACCAAgacttcttgaagatgcTCCAGCGAAGAAGCAAGCTAAGAAggtggacgacgatgaaCCTCAGTATGAGCAATACCTTCTCGCCGCGGAGACCGGTTCGGGGAAGACGCTAGCATACTTGATCCCTGTGATTGACGCGATCAAACGCCAAGAGATacaggagaaagagatggagaagaaggaggaggaaaggaaggtgcgagagagagaagaaaacaagaagaaCCAAGCATTTGATTTGGAACCGGAAATTCCCCCGCCATCTAACGCAGGCAGACCGCGGGCAATCATTCTAGTACCAACAGCAGAATTGGTTGCCCAGGTTGGAGCTAAGCTCAAGGCTTTCGCACACACAGTGAAGTTCAGGTCTGGTATTATTTCCTCTAACCTGACTCCTCGTCGAATCAAGAGCACTCTCTTTAACCCCGCCGGGATCGACATCCTCGTCTCGACACCGCATCTACTGGCTTCTATCGCGAAAACGGATCCCTACGTGCTCAGCCGTGTCAGCCACCTCGTACTGGATGAGGCTGACTCCCTCATGGATCGATCCTTCCTGCCAATATCAACGGAAGTTATCAGTAAAGCAGCCCCGTCGCTGCAGAAGCTCATCTTCTGTTCTGCCACCATCCCCCGCAGCCTCGATTCTCAGCTCCGCAAACTCTACCCGGATATTTGGCGTTTAACAACACCTAATCTGCATGCCATCCCTCGGCGCGTACAGCTGGGCGTAGTTGACATTCAGAAAGACCCATACCGCGGGAACCGGAATCTCGCCTGCGCGGACGTGATCTGGTCTATTGGCAAAAGCGGAGCAGGGAGCGATGAGGCCGGCAGCCCGTGGTCTGAGCCGAAGACTAAGAAGATTCTCGTCTTTGTCAACGAGCGCGAGGAAGCCGACGAGGTTGCGCAATTCCTCAAATCGAAAGGTATCGACGCCCATTCATTTAACCGCGACTCAGGCACCAGAAAACAAGAAGAGATTCTCGCCGAATTCACCGAACCAGCCGCCGTCCCCACCGCGGAAGAAATCCTGCTCGCCcgcaagcagcagcaacgcGAAAATATTAACATTCCCTTTGTGCTTCCTGAACGGACAAATCGAGACACTGAACGCCGCCTTGATGGCGTCAAGGTCCTTGTCACCACCGACATTGCGTCACGCGGTATCGACACCCTAGCCTTGAAAACCGTTATTCTCTACCATGTTCCCCACACAACTATCGACTTTATCCATCGTTTGGGTCGTCTAGGACGTATGGGTAAGCGTGGACGGGCGGTTGTTTTGGTTGGCAAGAAGGACCGCAAGGATGTGGTCAAGGAGGTTCGTGAGG TCTGGTTTGGTTTAGACTCATAA